The Apostichopus japonicus isolate 1M-3 chromosome 10, ASM3797524v1, whole genome shotgun sequence genomic sequence CTTGATCagcaattaaaagaaaatatttcaaagtataTCATCTTTTTTAACTTGATGTGGATGAAATTTCCTTACTCCTTGATCTCTGCCTCTGAAAAATCGCGCCATCGGATAAAAACAACCGACTTGAATCCAGCGAGTACACAGCTCAATCTTCTCATCAGGAGTCAGCTCGTCGTTGTCATAGTAACCGCAAATGTTCGGACCGACCTGTCAAAAACATTAACGTGACAttagaagatatatatatatatatatatatatatatatatatatatataactaactGACTATGACACATACAGGTCTCATGAATCGGtgttaaaaatgttaaacaaaATCATTTGCTTGTCTtagtattaaaatattaaaaactcaTTATGGGTCTAAAATATAGGTGATTAGTATTGTACCGCATTGTATAGACTTAGCATTTTCACCACATTAGCTGAACATATAATTAGGATAAGGTAACGTACAACTTACGTATATACTGGgatgggtgagggggtgggggtctaTAGGAGGCGGCATTTTGTGAATGTGTGGGGATGCTGTTCGTGAAGTATCTGAAGTCAGTCTTGAATTAAATTAATCAATTAGTCAATTAATGAAACcaacattttaaaacttaaatgCCTTTAATCATTTCGTCAGAAGATTAATTTAATTAGGTTGTTTTACTTGGTATTCATGTTAGATATCCAACAATCGTTTCCATGTACGAGTGATATAATGAACGATAAATTATACGGTATTGTAAGCCcagaaatatataatataataaataaaaaacagacTTACCAGAGGAATTCCAAATTCATTGAACTCCAGCATCGCTGAAGAAAGAAATCAAAGTGAAAGTAGTTATTTACAAGATTGAGAGTAAGCGAATGAAAATGCATTCTTCAGCATGTCGAAGAGAGGCTTACTTTCGACCAAAAAAGATCTTCGCTCCCCAATGTGTTGAGAGAAGAGGATACcaggtatttatttattttttaatttgaaccAGTTATTTAAGATGTCTAAGGCCATAATACTTACTAATGATAGAGTAACGCAAGTCTTCCCAAGTAAAGTGGTTTTTGCCGAGCCAATAACCAGCGAAACGTCCTGATCCAGGGAACGTAGAGCGGGACAAAAGTAGTGTCCGCTTATCGTGGAAAACCTGAGTGGCTGCCCTGTAAAGAAAGAtatgaaaaaataaagtaattaaCGATCCCTTAAATCTATACGAATTATAACGGGTATGGAGATTCCTTATATGGTAATATGAGTTTTTAGAACCCCTCGCATGTTATGTTATGATAGACGCATGTACCATTTATCTCTTGGAAAAAAACGTTTTCCGTcctttttttgtctgtttttattttatttcttaattgTTTTCTCAAATGTGTTTATAAGAGACAATTGCGTAAGTTTGTATGTTAAAAACGTTCACTACCCGTATATTACAAGGTATACACATAAAATTTGGTTCAGCTTCCGATGCGCATAGTATGGAAGTTAGGGAACATTTTCATCCCCTCCCTCCCGCTCTCGCCAGGGGACACACACGTTATTGGGAAGGTAGACCAGTCATCACTGACATCACGGTTATTCATGTTAACGATATACCGACCTTACAACGTAAAGTTGTCGGTTAaatattgtaacatgttttaTGACAACTCTGTAAAGGACGGCtgcaaacaaagaaacaaaacaaagaaacaaacaaaacgaacaaacataaaaaacaaataaacaaacacaaaatagCAGCAGTAACAACAAGAAGAACATGACAATCATCTTACATGTAAAACGCCTCAGCTGAATATAATCCAAAGAGACTATGGACATCATAATGTTCTCCGACGCTGTACTTCGATTCCATACAAATGGTATTCTGGTATAACATCCGGCTCTGAAGATCTGTAATAGTATTTTTTTAAACCGtcagaatttttattttattttaatgaagTGATAATTTAAGTagaaaagttaaaataaatgCTCTCTAATTTAATTCTATCGTAAGAATCGTTATGTCAACTGTTAAAATAGACATGCATTGCAATAGgcaatatatattgttatcCTTTTTGATCAAACATTTTGTACATTGAAATTTAAGATATTAAATTACTGGATTTAGCAAAGTAATGaattacaaaattaaagaaTTATTGAATAATGAATTATACTTACGAGGTACATATGGCGGgaaatttaatttcttgttttggCAACCCATCTTAGATCCATTCACGTAGTTTGTTGGTTCATTATCGGTCTAAAAGGCGAAATCAATGACATTAGATTGATACATCTTTCTCAAAATAGAATAATTCGTTGGTACGAATGTCAGATATTATAAGCCGAAGGAAACTCtcatattccatattttattcCATACTTAAATTGCATATTAAGAAATGGGGCAGAAAGGTTCGATTGATGTATTGGACATTACTCCAAAAGTGAATGGCCAGGTCATGTTAGGGATAAATGTCTAAGATTAGGAACATATCTACCaattttaaaattatgaaaataatattcaaTTCTCAAATTATGTATTTTTACTCCGGTGGATTAGGGCAGTAAACAATCTATCGTTGGAATGCTGTTTTTCCATAGCAGTGACAGCATTGCATGTACTTAAGTTTTCGTCAGTTTCACAGACTGCATCACAAATCATCATCAACgttgtaaccatggaaacaacACACAACATACTTTGATATCGAACTGAAGGTTCATACATTCTGGACATAACTTTAGGTACTAACTTTCTATTcgacaagaaagaaagataaattaGTCCTATACAGCGATGAATTTCTTTGTAGTTTTGAGATGGAAATAATGACTTGACATTAGTCAAAATCAATGAAGGTTGGTTTGTACGATTAAAACAATGAAGCAAACCTAAATGTAGCCAAACTTACCAAAAAAGAGAATTATTACTTACGATTATTATGCCATGGAACGGAAATTGATCATGTAACTCATTAAGGTATGAACCTAACCAGTCTCTCGTCAGTGGGTTGGTGTAGTCAGGGAAAACGACTTCTCCTGCCCATTGCTTGAAAatcaaggggaaaataggatGACATTGTCAGAGAGATATAGATAGAGACAGAGAAAATAACTTCACTTACCAAAAGGGTAAAGAAAAGTGTATAATGTGGTTTTCAGCATGGTTATAGTTGACTTTACATCGGGTCACAAATGTGTTTCCTATTTTCTCCTTGGACTTTACTTACGGGTAAATCAAGACGCACTTGCGGAGCCAACTGAAACATACTGCAGTAATGTGTCTGATATATAGTGTGTACAAATTGTGTAGCAGGATAGCATACACGATGTGGATAAGTATTTGATTACTTCAACCTAAGGAATCACACGCACATGAATGTATATAGAAGCGATATACACAACGATCGCAATGTTAAGAAACCTGCACACTATATGTATACCTTCACCTTTAATGATGATCAACACGGTCACAGCTTCGATGCAAGAGGACTGGTTGAGAAGACTGAGGTCAGTTAAGTCCTTTATTTATCTTGCCCATGCTATTCTTAACAAAAAAATACCTTTATGACAGACTCtgttttacaaaataattgtaaaaaaaaaatcccagtCGGTCGAGAGAGTGACAAGATAAATTTGGTATTGGTAATTTTACTCACCTGAGCAGTAACAGGTCTCTGTGTAGAGTTTGAGATATTCACCAAAAGTCCATACTTCTCCAGGTAGTAATACGGTGTGTAATACGTCTTTGGTTCCGGTACGTGCTTTGGAATACCAGGAGTCTACAACGTAATAAAACATCCGATAGTTTTCACATCAATAACTTTCAACACAGCTGAAAATTTGTCTGTTACCTACACCacgccccgcccccccccctccacacccaCTCACGGCATATGAAATCTGGGTCGGTGTTCTGCTCTGAAACATGTGGTGCATTAAAGAATTTTCTTTGAGGGTGTTAATGATTAATAAGTTATGAAATGCCCGGTTTTACGTTTAAGCACTAGTCATCAGTATTTTGACGTCATAGCATATTGGGAGGGGCGGGATGGGGAGGCTGGAGATATTTAAACGTCGGGGGATGGGGCGAGAGGAATAAAGAATGAGATAATTTAAGACAATTACCATGGTTATGATGAATTTTCTTCCAGTATCGTTCAGCATCTGAGTAAATTCAGGTAAGCCATCAAAGTTTGTCTCGTCATAGGTAAACATTCTGTAGCTGTCTGTAATTTCAACACCACTGTATAATACATCCTGAAGGAGGGAAACACAAGATAAAGAAACACGTGATATGTAACTACCAATAGGAAAACAGTAAAGATATACGTGACGATGACATAGGATGATGATTTGAAAGTGTGGTGTTGAGGCTTATGAAATCAAACCTTGCGTGGAGATGAAATTAATGTAGTTTCTGTCATATTGGTAAGCAAAGACGAATTCCCGTGTATGGAATATTTGTTGTTAAACTAAGAACGCTCCATTTATTCTGTAAAGAATCCCTTTTACAATATAGGAGTCATATTCTTATGTAACCTACATATAATTTGTCTATGGTTAAGATAAAGGTAATATTCCTTTTCTGCAGCAAACCCTTTTCCTTTACCAAAATATGCAGTCAAAGACATAGCATCATATTGACATAATTTTAAGTATAATTTCAATTAATTCAGTAATAGCCTTCACTACACCATAATGTGGATAAACTTTAATAACTCCCATAACTCCAATAACTcccaaggagtgttagctcagtggttaacgccggtgcctttcaatcataagttcCCAAGTTCGAATCACTCCGacattaatgtatgtcgtccagttacaaagttgttgacaattgacaattcataatcatggacgttaaatatgaatctaagagactgacttcggtcagcttgcggctttgataagccaatgatggcttcttcgcgagttcctgcttacatgaggatctaaaatacatacatatataggtGTGATTTACAAAGTTTGATCATTTACAACCGTAAATCGCTGATTGAGGTCTATCCATTTACAACATCGCACCATTCTGTCGTAAAGTTCCCACTGTCCCTTCCCCGAAAATAGTCTAGTAAGAATATGTTGTGTCAAATATTCTGACGTCATGATGCAATGACGTCATTAGTTTCCGAAAGACATTTTTCTTGCTTGCATACCATAtcaaagcatatatatttacaaatatcaccCAACCGTCCACACAGAGCTTCGAGAGAGGAAAGGATGCCTATTCATTACCAAATCAAGGCTTTATACATCTTGCAGCATAAAAATATGACTATCGATGTAATAAGCTTTAACTTTCAAAAAAACTCTGTAAGTCAGTAGTAATCCGTCTGTTTATAAGGTGAGGTCACTCTATAGCGAATATATATGTCGAGACGATGTTGACGTTTCTATTTCTAATATCCACGTGTCTCGTCAATTATTTTAATGCGATATTATTTCATTAATGTATATTTATCATGTCAATTTTATAAATCATCATTATGTTAATGCATAGTTTTGCATAATTATAATTAAGTAGACCACGCAGAGAAAGTTTCTCAATGAACTTACAAATGGTATTCCTGCCTCCTCGTTACGGTCTACCATTGCTTGCATTGTAGCAACATCATTAAAGTCTTCTCTCCCTAAATGCAGACCAAGGGCCCAATACGGCGGGATTGCTGGTCTTCCGACCACCTGTCGATAAATAATATATGAGAGAAGTCCATAAATCACGTTACACGTTACATGACATGAGTCTTTCTCTTTGCATATCGGAACAAATCTGTTAAAGTGTAAACCAAACAGGAATGATAAAATTAAGCAATCAAATTAAGGGTACATGTGGATCGACGGGGTTGCTTCTAATTTTGAGTAACCTCAATTATGATTCAAATCTTTCCATGACAATCTGTATCTTGGATTGTATACGTTGATAACATTCTATGGAGTATATACCAAAACACAAACAACTCAAATCTGCAGGCTTTAGATTTTAGGGTCATATAGTGGTTATCTTTGACTACAATGACTAccttttggtaaaaaaaaaacacaaaaaaaaacacaaaaaacaaaacaactgacGCTTCAATTTGATTACGGTACATTTTGTCCCTATATAAATTCCCTTATATATATGTTGCAATTTGAGTACCGGTAGGGACTCACTACAAGTGTGTTATATACTGACCTCAGTATGCTGGGCAACTACATCCTCCGGTGACGGACCAGAGTAGAAATATAAGTTCACAATACCTCCGACTGTCCGCCATGTTAACGCTGGCATAGGAATAATGCTTACCTCTGAAAAACAAATCAATGCAAACAGAAATACTTATTTATTAATTGACGCTACAGACTGTATGGGACACGACCGAACATCGAAATACCAAAGCATGCGTCCgtttaatgtttcatttttacctaaaaaataacaaagaacgAGTGACCTGTGTTTTGGTTTGCAGCTCTCTGTGTTATTAGGCcaaatttttggcaaaagaaTTGCATCATCGTGATTAGGCCTATGTGATCATTTACTAAATTACTACACAATAGTACTgaataaaaatattgttttagaCTGTcaagaataaatgaattatattggGTCTTAACAGACGTAATTGTGGTTTGGAAAGCAGCAGGGAGATTGTGAGAGgaaaacggggggggggggggatgctgGAAGAGGGACAAAGATGAAGAACGGATTTAAGTCAATACCTTGGGCGTTGCTGTTTGCAAAGTAGACTCCGTGTGCGTCTCCGCTGGGTTCAATTCCAATGTAGAATGGATGCTGACCGTGAAGGTTTGACTGTGAGTCCTGTAAAAAGTACAAAAGGAGGCAAATAACTCCTCTCATTTGCAATCGACATTGATAGGTTATTGTGTTATATGGGAAAAATTGTGATGTTTATATTATGCAAACAAGGCAGCTGTATGCATATACTGCTGTCaagttaagaaagaaaaaaaaaaccgactTTAATCTGTTAAACTTTTTTGACTATCCCCAACAGAGCATCTTATACATTACTTTTATATGCTCCAAATAACTTGATTATTTCATCATCTGGAATTTCTCTGACGAGGAATTAAGACAGCAGATTAAATTGTTAAGGAGTAGCCAGTTTAAGCATTTGTGAACTGAATAAACAATACCGTGGACCTTTGTGTTACGTAGTTATAGCAATATCACACAAACAAAATGACCACATAGGGCAATATATCTCTCGAATATGAGACAAATACGATTAATTACGTGGAGTATTAATAAGTATACGCGCATGCGCTTGTTATAGTTGAAAATTGCCAAAATAAAAGTATTTACCAATGAGATTTATACACTGTTTGATCTAGATATTTTCGACTTTTGTAAAGAGAGGAATGTGAGAATTGCCATTCACGAGTTTTGAAGTAGGCTATCATAAGTGCTCCTACACTGAAATGATCATCGTAATTTCATCATGATCTTCCCTCGTTCGTATATGCGTATACCAATGCACCCATTAATACGTACCGAACACTTAAGGAGGCGAGGAcatgtgccccctcccccacccttggAAACTCCACTGAGTACAACTGCACAGAACTATGTgataagtactgtatatatcatGGGATTCGTATACGTTATATGTGTATACAAAACTATATGTACACAATCTACTATAGAGTAAGGCTGCGCCATCACACGTTTGTTTGATCTGTTACAAAAGCGGCAGACGATCGATCAActacaagtttgttgttgcagACTCATCGTACAAAGTCCAATTACATGTAAGCTATAGGCTCGTAAATAATATACTTAATAATGGTACATGGTGTTGCCTATACGCTGCAAGTTACCGTTGTGTTCTATATAGTATTTACACGTGATATAGGTAAGACATGACGCATACAGTGTCAACTTGTCTCAACCATTTCCCCTTACTTGCTCCATAATATTATACATACGGCTAACGATATTCGTTTATTGTTTTATGATGAATGTGTTTGCATTTCAATTGCATGAAGTAAAACGGGTATGCCTTCTTTCAGCATTCTATTCCTTCCTACAGTATATTGATTAAATTTAATTACACTATTGTTTTTATATCTGTTTTCTATGGAAGGCCAGATGGGACACACGATATTTTACTGAACTTTCTAAATCACGTTTTGTTTGTCCTAAATCTTCACCACAGGTCTAtcatatatcataaaatatccACTTGAGCTGTACGTGTGTGCCAAGGGGACGTTTAGTGGACATTCAAGAAGCTAAAGTGGATATTTGAGTATATATACAGGAtaagaaatatgttaaaatGTTCATTTGGATAGATACGAAACTTTATGTAGGTATTTAAGTCTTACACATCATATATGAAGAATTTTTACGTGAGTattcaataaaataatgataataataataataataaagacaaacatTAAATGTCCTTTCACGACTATTTTGTTCCACCACAGCTGTTATTTAAACATCTTtttggggttgggggagggcgTTCTGTTGTTCCCTTTTCTTGTTTCCTTCTGTACCTTTCTGATTAGGGAATTATATTCGCCATACACCCTTGCTTATTAATATGCATTACCAATATGGATGAtgatgaatatgtatgtatatacttacATCTGGATCGGCATCGTTGTTCCACATACCCCAGGTTGGCCATTCCAGTACCTCATGCCGTAACCTTTTGTGACGGTGTTCACCAAATCCGAATATCGCGGTAGTTTGAAGTAATGTTGAGAACTGtataaactgttcttcaaaTATGAAACCGCCAATACCGGTGTCAAATCTAAGACAAAAAAACCCCATTAAATATAACATAGATACCGGGATATTCAATGTTTGTGTGTTTACCTTATTAAACCAGACCTCGATAATATAAACCGTTAACTCTGTCTGTTTTGTTTCGCAAacatttacataataatttagCATCCATCTCTCTTATATCCAAAAAGGATAACATTTTATGaaagtattttaaattttttgtcaCAGATATCAAAGCTATTACACTGGCAACAAGTtttaatgggggaggggggggggggggcgtttttCATGAatgcatatcatatatgtaGCTAAGGTATGACCATATATTATGAAGTCTTATGATCATGTGACACTTCTTGTTAACATATTGTACAATCAGCGCAACATCAAAAAGAGAAATCGCTCGTTGTGTTAATGCCATCAACTATAGTAACGTGGTTATATGTTGCAAAAAAAGTATTGAGAATGGCAAGAATATTTCTGGAACGAACTGATAATTCTGAGCTGCCACATATTTTGGCATTATTAGTAAAATGTAATATACTAAATATTTGAGCTTAAGCTCTAAATTCGCATTGCTGTTCACTTTGCCAAATGATAACTCAATAGTTTACACTTTTCTGTATACTAAGAATCTCATATTTCcttccaaaaaaaagaagaaagaaaaagataaatttATAAAGTTAACTTACAATACACCACCAGAAGAAGGTCTGGTAATTTTAATTTGGAATGGATTCCTGGTATAATTCACTTCGTAATCTTTGAATCCCACCATCTTCTCTTCTCTTGGTAACTCGATAGGAATCTCAAATCGAGGATTCCAGGTCTTCTGTTCCTCTTCCTCGTACTTGTAATAGACTCGAAGATGCTGACGCTCAACATAACGGTATTGGAAAATCTAAGAAAGGGTCAACGGTCAAGGGTAATCATCACTATTAGCCTTTAATATGCTAGATTAGTTCAATATCGGTCATAAAACTTTTTAATATTCTAAGTACTTCACTTTCATCAACTTATATCTGCGGAAGCTTCGAACCTCCAATAAGCtaactttttgttttaaactttgagCAAATTTAGGATAATTTTGGAAGTCAGCGACAagatcaatgtttgttttgatCAATGTATACCGACCTGTACCGAACTAAACCGACCTGTACCTAACTGTTTTTGAATTTCTGGTTGACTGTAAGTTTGAAACACCTGTCAAGTTTGACTccaaatataggcctactacgCCTATTGCTTTAgttcagggttgtccaaccttttgcagaggagggccacatggaatgattatgatgaaggagggggccgcatgaaccctacgctcgagttttcgatttttttgcccgaagcccaaggcaacaaaatgtgagcactgcgcgccgagcgcactgatttattttccttcctgataaaacagatgaaaaaagcccccccccccccctctccgctgagagagtgtcacacaaactgaacTGTGTGCagtttttggacccagaaggttcgaatgattgattaaatagcttcaaattgttatcaataaatctgctcactaaaatttcgtaccgtagagcatctctggcgggccgcacgcaaccctgcggcgggccgtaCTGTGGCCCGctggccgtaggttggacaaccctgctttaatttttattaaaactATTAGTTAACGGTCTTCTCCTAGATTCTTCATCAAATGAACAATGATTGGGGAACATAGCTGGTTGATAAGAGAAAGGGCGGGGCTTGGGCGGCGCAAGTTGGTTGGAatgagagggagggagggagggaagtggggggggggtgaacatATTTCGAGGGGCTGCTCTATAAAACTTTCTGTATTTGAGTGAGAATCTTTATGAAATGTATACAAAAACTATGGAGACTATAGTGGTAACATTTCGTATCGATCTTTAAGTGTACTGGATCGAGGTGGTTTCTGGCTTTGCATTCCTTTGCGTTAGATCAATTAATCGACCAATAATCAATATACAGAAGTTTACCGATAGCCTTATATACCTATAAATTAATTTCTGTTTAAGAGTTTTTAGTGGAAAGATTTCTTTCTTTAGTTTCATTTCATAATCTTAACTTATAAATGTTACTATATTGTGACATAATTTGCAAAGATTTCTGTCCCAGCAAAACTTTACACCTCTCAAAAACTTGATAAACAGAGGTATTAATAACTATTCTCAATGTCCAAATCGTAATATTTAATGGAATGGACATAGCAAATGATGCCCTCACTATCTAAGTAAGCATGCATGTGCCTAAATCTACGATACCTTCCAAGATTGCTTTACGATTTTGTCCATACGTCAGTATCAATAATGTTATGTTCAATATGTGGTAGCCACATTGCACTTAACTATGGACACATACGATAAAGCTAGTTGTTACCACATTTCTACCCACACGAATGAATTGTAGATGAATTAACTTGTTTCGAGGTTTACCCACAGACCTCTGTAAAAGTTGAACAATTTTTCACATCACATTTACAATAAGGATTTTCGTTTTAACAATACCTTGATATGCAGGCGATTTTCCTTTTGATATTCGACTTGGAATCGAAGAAATTCCATCACCGGTTGGTCGAAGAAAGGAGGCGTGTCTAGCCGTTTCAGATCGACATAAAAGCCAAGGTTAGTACCTTGTTCCTCTCCGATGACCCTGTACCCGATATTACTCGGGAGGTAACATTCGGGTATCCTCTGGTCCTTATCCCAGTTGACCCGTCTCCAACAGCAACCTCTCATTAAACACATCCGGTAGGTCGGTTTCTCGTACTCCGGGAAGCAATCGATTCGATCATTTTCGTAAAAAGATTCCGTCTCTTGACATTGAACGTTCTCAAATTGCCACATTGAATATGGCCGTGTGCCTATAATACTCAAAGGCACCATGATGAGAAAGGCGAACACGAAGAAACACACAACGGTGATGATAACTTGATTCAAGCGACCCATTATGACGCTGTTCTCACCctcaaaacaatattaaaacGGCACACTTATTCGACTTAACTCTCACTTTTATCCTCTTGCTGTACGAAgaactaaaatatatatgtataggctatagcTAAATATTGCAATTGCCGCCAGTACTTCGACTATCACACCATAGCTATATGCTATGTGAGTAATCGCATCATATAAGGCGGATCGTTTTTTTGGCGGAATACCAGAGAGTGCCGTTGTATATGGTATATGCACAATACGATCAGATAAACGACCTTTGTCTTGGTAATCATtgtaaattgttaatatttaatCCCTATCTCAACAAGTTCTCATTCCATCTCACGTAAACAGCGTTACTcgaatgtttgttttgtaagaGGGAAGGTAAGCAATGGTTGGATTACTAACGGTTATGGAACGCGTTTTTCGTGTAGAAACAAACAAACTCCAAACATAGCTGAATCATGGTGACTGATTGCGGCCATTGGTTGTGTACCCATACAGGCACGTCTTAATGCATGGggtcagtggcggcggaaccggggggggggcttggggggggggctcagccccccaatgaaaaagttgagggggcaaatgcatgataagcccccccaatatttaccaaggctccgaaacgtgcatctgcccatttttcaatgcatacttgtcgatctgtccgatgcacacgtatactatataggtgtaataattttagtaaatgctgggggaccctcggcccgtcccctggctatagaccacattgtcaccccaaccgcgtcttcacgccccgtgaaaagtggaagcagtgagtgtgagtaccggtgagcgcaacacaacttcgtccttaggccaatgacttgcctcatttcagccagttctccaacatatccttactacactcaaaaacgtctatgcgagtacactacgagttatagctactctcttaaaacaccatcgaatatacaaattacaatgtttttacgtgcaatctgagaaattgcaggcttgagacccatattttagggctaggtattcgcagcataaaacactcgggaagtgccatttccggccatttgggggtttgaaaaacccaaaattttcttgtacgctccgcgccaaccgatggtggcgctccgcttagatagtctccacacattagcccccccaataattttcccgttccgccgcgcctgcatGGGGTACACTGGGCCAGGGCCCCACGATTGAACAAAAACACCTCTCTACTAAATTTTCTGaattataaagtatatatatatatatatgtaagaaatATTTGGTAATGGCTTTGTTAACAACCATTGACGGACtcaaaatttttgttttatatatatatatgtcgttctttttgtatcaattttggtaaatagatgtataagttaaagtctgtggtgttttcaatttttttaatatatatatatatatatatattttgataaagGATGGATCTTTGAAAGTAtactataaaatgaaataagtCGTCAAATTCTACGTGCGTTATGAGCCATATTAATACGATGCAAAAAGGCCTTTAATTAATTAGCCTTTACGAAAGGCGGATGGACTAATAACTACCATACCCTTTGCAAAGTTCCAAAACTAACATTGAGAACATTCCAAGCGAAGACGACTGTGTGGAAATTCAGTCTCTAATAACTTTGACACGATATTAAAGGTATGTCATCGTCAGTCCCATTAACATATCGtgaaaaaatatacatatttgaaaagagcaaagcaAATTGTTGGGGAGGCTATATAAGATAATTACTtcgtttttatattttgttactaCATATACAGTGGCGTGTGCAAAGGGGATGGCTCCACCTCCGACCGTCAATCTGGGAAACGGctcagttgggggggggggggttgtttgcATTCAGCCGGGGAAGAATTGAACCATGACTACGGCCCCGTTTTCAACAGTTATTAGCTAAAACTTGCGTTTAGGGCTACTTTTATAGACCTAAGTATAGTCTAACCACCCAGT encodes the following:
- the LOC139975150 gene encoding maltase-glucoamylase-like, yielding MGRLNQVIITVVCFFVFAFLIMVPLSIIGTRPYSMWQFENVQCQETESFYENDRIDCFPEYEKPTYRMCLMRGCCWRRVNWDKDQRIPECYLPSNIGYRVIGEEQGTNLGFYVDLKRLDTPPFFDQPVMEFLRFQVEYQKENRLHIKIFQYRYVERQHLRVYYKYEEEEQKTWNPRFEIPIELPREEKMVGFKDYEVNYTRNPFQIKITRPSSGGVLFDTGIGGFIFEEQFIQFSTLLQTTAIFGFGEHRHKRLRHEVLEWPTWGMWNNDADPDDSQSNLHGQHPFYIGIEPSGDAHGVYFANSNAQEVSIIPMPALTWRTVGGIVNLYFYSGPSPEDVVAQHTEVVGRPAIPPYWALGLHLGREDFNDVATMQAMVDRNEEAGIPFDVLYSGVEITDSYRMFTYDETNFDGLPEFTQMLNDTGRKFIITMTPGIPKHVPEPKTYYTPYYYLEKYGLLVNISNSTQRPVTAQQWAGEVVFPDYTNPLTRDWLGSYLNELHDQFPFHGIIITDNEPTNYVNGSKMGCQNKKLNFPPYVPHLQSRMLYQNTICMESKYSVGEHYDVHSLFGLYSAEAFYMAATQVFHDKRTLLLSRSTFPGSGRFAGYWLGKNHFTWEDLRYSIITMLEFNEFGIPLVGPNICGYYDNDELTPDEKIELCTRWIQVGCFYPMARFFRGRDQGDSDPASWGEPLLSNVKRALETRYSLLPYIYTLFYHAHLDGFTVARPIFNEFPYEDRAHTWNVDWEFLLGPALLVAPALEPTNGGTTPVSVYIPDDRFYNYHSGLQVPNGQKGTNITVNIPIDEVSMFIRGGYIIPTQQPGNMSYHSRLNDMELLVALSEGDLGVARGDMFWDDGDSFEPYESKRDLLVEFFADSNRIDIFVQRNNLLLFKPEIELPHITSVRFYGRRNDPGSRVTVDHVELEPEQIDYDTGNRVLLLTGLHMDITSDHVVEIGATSLP